One Natrinema marinum genomic window carries:
- the aroA gene encoding 3-phosphoshikimate 1-carboxyvinyltransferase yields the protein MNVTIAPSNVAGTARAPPSKSYTHRAILAAGYADGATVRDALWSADTRATARAVDLFGGAVDRRDDGTLEIDGFDGRPDVPADVIDCANSGTTMRLVTAAAALADGTSVLTGDESLRSRPQGPLLEALTDLGAEAYSTRANGQAPLVVTGPLSGGEVSIPGDVSSQYITALLLAGAVTDEGLAIDLETALKSAPYVDITLEVLDAFGVDARKTDCGFEVDGGQSYAPAGGEYAVPGDFSSISYPLAAGAIAGDADQGVRIEGANPSAQGDTAIVEIVERMGADVDWDRDAGTIDVSAASLSGIEVGVEDTPDLLPTIATLGAVADGDTTITNAEHVRYKETDRVSAMAEELGKMGVETTEERDSLTIHGGESTLEGATVSGRDDHRIIMALALAGLVADGETTIEGADHVDVSFPGFFELLEELGVELERRR from the coding sequence ATGAACGTCACCATCGCGCCCTCGAACGTCGCGGGGACGGCCCGCGCACCGCCCTCGAAGAGCTACACCCACCGGGCGATCCTCGCGGCGGGCTACGCCGACGGGGCCACCGTCCGCGACGCGCTCTGGAGCGCGGACACGCGGGCGACCGCCCGCGCCGTCGACTTGTTCGGCGGCGCGGTCGACCGACGAGACGACGGCACCCTCGAGATCGACGGCTTCGACGGCCGCCCCGACGTGCCGGCGGACGTGATCGACTGCGCGAACAGCGGGACGACGATGCGTCTCGTCACCGCCGCGGCGGCACTCGCCGACGGCACCTCGGTGCTGACCGGCGACGAGTCGCTGCGCTCGCGACCCCAGGGGCCGCTGCTCGAGGCCCTGACCGACCTCGGCGCCGAGGCGTACAGCACCCGCGCCAACGGACAGGCGCCGCTGGTGGTCACCGGTCCGCTCTCGGGCGGCGAGGTGTCGATCCCCGGCGACGTCTCCTCGCAGTACATCACTGCCTTACTGCTGGCCGGCGCGGTCACCGACGAGGGGCTCGCGATCGACCTCGAGACGGCCCTCAAGTCCGCGCCCTACGTCGACATCACGCTCGAGGTTCTGGACGCCTTCGGCGTCGACGCACGGAAAACGGACTGCGGATTCGAGGTCGACGGTGGGCAATCATACGCGCCCGCGGGTGGTGAGTACGCGGTCCCCGGCGACTTCTCGTCGATCTCGTACCCGCTGGCTGCGGGCGCGATCGCCGGCGACGCGGACCAGGGCGTCCGCATCGAGGGCGCGAACCCGAGCGCGCAGGGCGATACCGCCATCGTCGAGATCGTCGAGCGGATGGGCGCGGACGTGGACTGGGACCGCGACGCAGGGACGATCGACGTGTCGGCGGCCTCGCTCTCGGGGATCGAGGTCGGCGTCGAGGACACGCCCGACCTCCTGCCGACGATCGCGACACTGGGGGCGGTCGCCGACGGCGACACGACGATTACGAACGCCGAGCACGTCCGCTACAAGGAGACCGACCGCGTGAGCGCGATGGCCGAAGAACTGGGCAAGATGGGCGTCGAGACGACCGAGGAGCGCGACTCGCTGACGATCCACGGCGGCGAGTCGACGCTCGAGGGCGCGACCGTCTCCGGCCGCGACGACCACCGGATCATCATGGCGCTCGCGCTGGCCGGCCTGGTCGCCGACGGCGAGACGACTATCGAGGGCGCCGACCACGTCGACGTCTCGTTCCCCGGCTTCTTCGAGTTGCTCGAGGAGTTGGGCGTCGAACTCGAGCGCCGACGCTGA
- a CDS encoding LolA family protein, producing MNRRRILAAGAAVALAGCVTYPDSDTDGEPPSGEELVRNAVETRRHMHDLEARRTMTVETEDETAERVERVARQPPAKQRIEVVESTDPDVPVGAVTVTNRATTWEYNPKTEVVDKQNHPNKVDTDRTRLVLENLLEEYRLSYEGTATVDGRTAHVVETKPPAEDVGPTIDLVVGDTTFVVPLRATADPEAMDVTRTVWIDDEYRYPIREQNTLTIDGETRHELTVTYEDLSIDTGLPPGTFTYEPPADATVETDGRDPAGVFESRTAAEEILPYELPEPDVPDSYVLDRITVVKRAENVGGTTATMWYNDPNVIARELYVAVREYQRFSPDVLEEIDLDGHTAYRRDGRIQSIFWTCGGLSHEVSSLTDDSPLLEIASSVGCP from the coding sequence ATGAACCGGCGACGGATCCTGGCAGCGGGGGCGGCGGTCGCGCTCGCCGGCTGTGTGACCTATCCTGACAGCGATACCGACGGCGAACCGCCCTCGGGCGAGGAACTGGTCCGGAACGCGGTCGAAACGCGCCGTCACATGCACGATCTCGAGGCGCGACGGACGATGACGGTCGAAACAGAAGACGAGACTGCCGAGCGGGTCGAGCGCGTCGCCCGGCAGCCACCGGCCAAACAGCGCATCGAGGTCGTCGAGTCGACCGATCCCGACGTGCCGGTCGGGGCAGTCACCGTGACGAACCGGGCGACGACCTGGGAGTACAACCCGAAGACGGAGGTGGTGGACAAGCAGAACCATCCGAACAAGGTCGACACTGATCGGACGCGCCTCGTCCTCGAGAACCTCCTCGAGGAGTATCGGCTCAGCTACGAGGGGACCGCGACCGTCGACGGCCGGACGGCCCACGTCGTCGAGACGAAGCCGCCGGCCGAGGATGTCGGCCCGACGATCGATCTCGTCGTCGGGGACACGACCTTCGTCGTCCCGCTGCGTGCGACCGCCGACCCCGAGGCGATGGACGTCACCCGGACCGTCTGGATCGACGACGAGTACCGGTATCCGATCAGAGAGCAAAACACGCTCACCATCGACGGCGAGACGCGCCACGAGTTGACGGTCACGTACGAGGATCTCTCGATCGATACGGGATTGCCACCGGGAACGTTTACCTACGAACCGCCGGCGGACGCGACAGTCGAAACCGACGGCCGCGACCCGGCGGGCGTCTTCGAGTCGCGGACGGCCGCCGAAGAGATCCTGCCGTACGAGTTGCCCGAACCGGACGTGCCCGATTCCTACGTCCTCGACCGAATCACCGTCGTCAAGCGAGCCGAAAACGTCGGTGGCACCACCGCGACGATGTGGTACAACGATCCGAACGTGATCGCGCGCGAACTCTACGTCGCCGTCCGGGAGTATCAGCGGTTCAGCCCCGACGTGCTCGAGGAGATCGATCTCGACGGGCACACCGCCTATCGGCGCGACGGCCGAATTCAGAGCATCTTCTGGACCTGCGGCGGGCTGAGCCACGAGGTCTCGAGTCTCACCGACGACTCGCCGCTACTCGAGATCGCGTCGTCCGTCGGCTGCCCGTGA